The following proteins are co-located in the Desulfomonile tiedjei genome:
- a CDS encoding phosphoglycerate dehydrogenase: MKDSRPLNECRVLCTSTTFGRSDPSLNSTLEAAVQEVIYNPFGRPLTAPELRPLVRDVDGFIAGLDEVDASVLAVANRLKVIARYGVGTDGIDIAEATTRGIMITNTPGANSAAVAELTIALILALARNLIAANEAVRRGEWPVLGGIGIRGKTVGLIGFGSVGREVSRRLNAFECRVLAFDPLIGPEIAEEYGIELVSLEDLLLNADFVSLHAPATDSTRGMIDEKFLERMKKGAFLINTARGDLIDERALVRSLETGHLRGAALDCFSQEPPDKGSPLLKLPQVIVTPHTAAHTDEAVNRMGWTAVKNCLAALEGKQPLHIVNPQVLERGCHGEDDGRS; encoded by the coding sequence ATGAAAGATTCGAGGCCACTTAATGAATGCAGGGTTCTGTGCACGTCCACCACGTTCGGAAGGAGTGACCCATCCCTGAACTCTACACTGGAAGCGGCGGTACAGGAGGTGATTTACAACCCCTTCGGCAGGCCTTTGACCGCCCCCGAGCTACGCCCCCTCGTGAGGGATGTTGACGGCTTCATAGCAGGTCTGGACGAGGTGGATGCGTCGGTGCTCGCGGTTGCCAACCGCCTGAAGGTCATTGCCCGCTATGGGGTCGGCACTGACGGGATAGATATTGCGGAAGCGACAACCCGCGGCATTATGATCACCAACACGCCGGGTGCAAATTCAGCCGCTGTTGCCGAACTTACCATAGCCTTGATTTTGGCGCTGGCACGCAATCTCATAGCAGCCAATGAGGCCGTCCGACGCGGGGAATGGCCCGTACTGGGCGGCATTGGTATCCGAGGGAAGACGGTAGGGCTCATCGGTTTCGGTTCGGTGGGCCGTGAAGTCTCCCGACGTCTTAACGCTTTCGAGTGCCGTGTTCTCGCTTTCGACCCCCTAATAGGGCCTGAAATCGCTGAGGAGTATGGCATTGAACTCGTTAGCCTAGAAGACCTTCTCCTCAATGCCGACTTTGTTTCCCTTCACGCGCCGGCTACGGACTCGACTAGAGGCATGATCGACGAGAAATTTCTTGAACGTATGAAGAAAGGGGCATTCCTGATCAATACCGCCCGGGGAGACCTGATTGATGAGAGAGCCCTGGTGCGTTCTCTGGAAACCGGGCATCTGCGAGGTGCGGCCCTGGATTGCTTCAGCCAGGAGCCGCCGGACAAGGGGAGCCCTCTTTTAAAGCTTCCGCAAGTCATTGTCACTCCTCATACCGCGGCCCACACCGATGAGGCAGTGAATCGGATGGGATGGACAGCCGTCAAAAACTGCCTGGCAGCACTTGAAGGCAAACAGCCGTTACACATCGTCAATCCGCAGGTATTGGAACGAGGCTGCCACGGAGAGGATGATGGCAGATCGTAA
- a CDS encoding 5-deoxy-glucuronate isomerase, with product MESTLNKYAGKIERNEVNPHVWYDGHASGLIFDPRQEGVPLEVLGFGVYRLGPELVTTETLEKEMVLVPQEGEFEVEINGKRFGGARSGGPFAARPGKSNASALYIPCNTRLGIRGKGEMAFFEAPALRELPALYLSPEEVTVVSRGEWIWRRDVISLISPNNASSNLIVGETYNPPGFWSGTPIHRHDRDQPAFGESDHEEVYYHRFGWNQGMNDQFAAYGVQLLMDGKGLNKAYVIGDKSAFAIPGGCHPVVASPVSELLYLWGLAGRGGELAMKDVPEFAHLKTFEEIFKQLAAEPTQRIISAAELESLAAKHALTQEQTGLLTLMLKEKGFDIG from the coding sequence ATGGAAAGCACGTTGAACAAGTATGCTGGCAAGATTGAACGAAACGAGGTTAACCCCCATGTTTGGTACGACGGACATGCAAGCGGACTTATATTCGATCCGCGGCAGGAGGGGGTCCCTCTCGAAGTCTTAGGGTTCGGCGTGTATCGGCTGGGTCCGGAGTTAGTGACAACAGAAACCCTTGAAAAAGAAATGGTCCTTGTACCCCAGGAAGGTGAATTTGAGGTAGAGATCAATGGGAAGAGGTTCGGTGGAGCACGGTCAGGCGGCCCTTTTGCTGCAAGGCCGGGGAAATCCAATGCATCCGCGCTCTACATCCCCTGTAACACCAGATTAGGGATTCGGGGCAAAGGAGAAATGGCGTTTTTTGAAGCCCCTGCCCTTCGCGAACTACCTGCGCTTTATTTGTCTCCTGAAGAAGTCACGGTGGTCTCCCGGGGTGAGTGGATCTGGCGGAGAGACGTAATAAGCTTGATTTCCCCAAATAACGCGAGTTCCAACCTCATCGTCGGCGAGACCTACAACCCGCCGGGCTTCTGGTCCGGCACCCCCATTCACAGGCACGACAGGGATCAGCCGGCATTCGGGGAATCGGATCACGAGGAGGTCTACTACCACCGCTTCGGTTGGAACCAGGGGATGAACGATCAATTCGCGGCGTACGGGGTTCAGTTGCTCATGGACGGAAAGGGCCTGAACAAAGCCTATGTCATAGGAGACAAAAGCGCTTTTGCCATTCCGGGAGGGTGCCACCCTGTGGTCGCCTCGCCTGTCTCGGAACTTCTCTACCTGTGGGGACTTGCGGGCAGAGGTGGCGAACTGGCAATGAAAGATGTCCCGGAATTTGCCCACCTGAAGACCTTTGAAGAGATCTTCAAGCAACTCGCAGCAGAGCCGACACAGCGAATCATCTCTGCCGCCGAACTTGAGAGTCTGGCTGCGAAACATGCCTTAACGCAGGAGCAGACGGGCCTCTTGACCCTGATGTTGAAAGAAAAGGGGTTTGACATAGGTTGA
- the larA gene encoding nickel-dependent lactate racemase has product MTRITFPYSDMKSLEVQNRNLLGIFSPTTVAGGKSEEELIEEAFLHPIDSDPLQKRVRRCRKVLIVVDDHTRSTPVRKVLPPLMEELAAGGIKKEGVTILIALGTHRPMTVEELAKKLGRDIYEQYPVLNHIYSDKSQLSSLGETEKGTPIVVNRLVEEADFIIGIGQIVPHRVSGFSGGGNIVQPGICGEITTGKTHWLSAQFTGREILGKIENPVKSEIESVAVKTGLKWIFNAIQDGSGKLVHAVAGDPVQAYRVGAARSHEVYRCSMPCEADIVIADSHPFDSDLWVASKGIYASELAVKQGGVVVLVSPCLSGVSVSHPEVLETGYHEFQQIDRLVQNGMIKKLTVAAHLVHVGRVIKEKAQGILVTRGISADECERLGFFCANDPQGALEKALSLCGPDAKVAILQRGSEILPVVQTGNE; this is encoded by the coding sequence ATGACGCGGATTACCTTCCCTTATTCTGACATGAAAAGCTTGGAGGTTCAGAACAGGAACCTTCTCGGGATCTTTTCTCCTACCACAGTCGCGGGCGGCAAGAGCGAAGAAGAGCTGATTGAAGAGGCTTTTCTCCATCCCATCGACTCGGACCCGCTGCAAAAAAGAGTTCGGAGGTGCAGAAAGGTCCTCATTGTTGTTGATGATCATACTCGCAGCACACCTGTCCGGAAGGTCCTTCCTCCATTGATGGAGGAATTGGCCGCAGGCGGGATCAAAAAAGAGGGCGTGACCATTCTTATTGCCCTTGGCACACACCGGCCCATGACCGTGGAAGAGCTGGCAAAGAAGCTCGGCAGGGACATCTATGAGCAGTATCCCGTCCTAAACCATATTTACTCGGACAAGTCCCAGCTCTCTTCTTTGGGTGAAACGGAGAAAGGCACTCCCATTGTTGTTAACAGGTTGGTTGAAGAAGCCGATTTCATCATCGGTATCGGCCAGATCGTGCCCCATAGGGTGTCCGGGTTCAGCGGCGGCGGCAATATTGTGCAACCGGGAATATGCGGAGAGATAACGACCGGCAAGACCCACTGGCTTTCAGCTCAGTTTACCGGCCGCGAGATCCTGGGGAAAATAGAGAACCCGGTCAAAAGCGAAATTGAAAGCGTCGCGGTGAAAACCGGGCTCAAATGGATCTTCAATGCCATACAGGACGGTTCCGGGAAACTGGTTCATGCCGTCGCGGGCGATCCGGTTCAAGCGTATCGAGTCGGCGCTGCCCGTTCGCACGAGGTCTACCGCTGCTCAATGCCATGCGAAGCTGATATTGTCATTGCTGATTCGCACCCGTTCGACTCTGACCTTTGGGTGGCATCCAAAGGCATATATGCGTCTGAATTGGCCGTGAAGCAGGGAGGCGTGGTAGTGCTGGTAAGTCCTTGTCTTTCGGGGGTTTCCGTCAGCCACCCCGAAGTCCTTGAAACTGGCTACCACGAGTTCCAGCAGATCGACCGGTTAGTCCAAAACGGTATGATAAAGAAGCTGACGGTCGCGGCCCATCTGGTTCACGTCGGGCGGGTAATAAAAGAAAAGGCGCAAGGGATCCTCGTCACTCGGGGGATATCCGCAGATGAATGTGAGAGGCTGGGATTTTTCTGCGCGAATGACCCTCAAGGTGCGCTTGAAAAGGCCCTATCGTTGTGCGGCCCCGACGCAAAAGTCGCCATTTTGCAGCGAGGTAGTGAAATACTCCCCGTTGTTCAAACAGGCAATGAATAG
- a CDS encoding M24 family metallopeptidase, producing the protein MALLEEIKEKERRVRVFLEQKGLGGLLLKRQANFSWMTAGGLNLVGITTEVGAASLLITRDAKFVICNNIEAPRIMEEERLEAQGFTAKPFPWHEDHEISIVKELVRDGPLGSDVPFPNASVQVEEIARLRYSLTPEEHERYRWLGEKVSLALESTLMETRRGEKESEVVGRLCKELWKDRIDPITLMSAADDRVSRFRHPIPTEKTVESYLMVSVNARKWGLIVSLTRFVHFGKPSKDLKDKYHANVFIDCAFMAATRPGVPAKDVLRKGIQAYEKMGYGEEWKLHHQGGSIGYTGRDYRTSFDTPDIVQETQAFTWNPSITGTKSEDTIVATSNGTEMITKPMIYPTLSVEAEGVVFARPDFLQKD; encoded by the coding sequence ATGGCCCTGCTTGAGGAGATCAAGGAAAAGGAGCGGAGGGTACGTGTTTTTTTGGAGCAGAAGGGACTGGGCGGACTGCTGCTCAAACGGCAGGCCAATTTTTCGTGGATGACCGCGGGCGGCCTCAACCTGGTGGGCATTACGACTGAGGTAGGGGCTGCTTCTCTCCTGATCACGAGAGACGCGAAGTTCGTGATTTGCAATAACATAGAAGCCCCGAGGATTATGGAAGAAGAGCGGTTGGAAGCACAGGGGTTCACTGCAAAGCCATTTCCGTGGCACGAAGACCACGAGATCTCCATAGTCAAAGAATTGGTCAGAGATGGGCCGTTGGGTTCCGATGTCCCGTTTCCAAATGCTTCTGTCCAGGTCGAGGAGATTGCACGCCTTCGCTATTCTCTCACTCCCGAGGAACATGAAAGATACCGTTGGCTGGGGGAAAAGGTTTCTCTGGCCCTCGAGAGTACATTAATGGAGACCCGGAGGGGAGAGAAGGAATCGGAAGTTGTGGGAAGGCTCTGCAAAGAATTATGGAAGGATCGCATCGATCCCATCACGCTGATGTCCGCGGCCGATGATCGGGTCTCCCGTTTTCGCCACCCTATCCCTACGGAGAAAACGGTCGAGAGTTATCTCATGGTCTCTGTCAATGCTAGAAAGTGGGGTCTTATAGTCTCGCTCACCCGCTTCGTCCACTTTGGTAAACCATCCAAAGACCTTAAAGACAAGTACCACGCCAACGTCTTCATTGACTGTGCCTTCATGGCAGCGACCCGCCCGGGGGTGCCCGCCAAGGACGTTCTCCGCAAAGGCATTCAAGCGTACGAGAAGATGGGTTACGGAGAGGAGTGGAAGCTCCACCACCAGGGCGGCTCCATCGGGTATACGGGCCGGGACTACAGGACGAGCTTTGACACACCCGATATTGTGCAGGAAACTCAGGCCTTCACATGGAATCCGTCGATCACGGGGACAAAGTCGGAAGACACCATAGTGGCGACCTCAAACGGAACGGAAATGATCACAAAACCGATGATCTATCCAACACTTTCCGTGGAGGCGGAAGGCGTTGTATTCGCCAGGCCCGATTTCCTCCAGAAGGATTAG
- a CDS encoding zinc-binding dehydrogenase, producing MKAVVKYGKGKGLIEMREVPEPKIAAHEVLIEVKAVAVCGSDLHIFHDSHPYWPPVILGHEFSGVLAKVGESVKGWKVGDRVVSETRTGACEVCYTCQSGFPQVCEQKRAYGIGINGAYAKYVAGPAKLLHRLPDNIPFDAAATIEPIAVCVTAILERCGLRAGESVVITGPGPIGLISLAVAKAAGAKSILITGRDSDEGIRFEKAKELGVDLTINVDKQDPVGKVLEMTKGLGADMIIETSGGSRAIFQAFEMVRRLGRICAIGISGKQEVPIPYDRGIFKALRYDFCFSSSWTAWETTIGLISKGLLPAEKLITHRLPLEKWEEAFHLLENLQAAKVILEP from the coding sequence ATGAAAGCGGTGGTGAAATACGGCAAAGGAAAAGGGTTGATCGAAATGCGGGAGGTCCCCGAGCCCAAGATCGCGGCTCATGAAGTCCTGATCGAGGTGAAGGCTGTCGCGGTGTGCGGGAGTGACCTCCACATCTTTCATGACAGCCACCCATATTGGCCACCTGTTATACTAGGCCATGAGTTCTCCGGCGTGCTCGCAAAGGTTGGGGAATCCGTGAAAGGGTGGAAGGTCGGGGACAGGGTGGTGAGCGAGACACGGACCGGCGCTTGCGAGGTCTGCTACACCTGTCAAAGCGGCTTTCCCCAGGTCTGTGAACAAAAAAGGGCCTACGGAATAGGGATCAACGGAGCGTACGCGAAATACGTGGCAGGCCCGGCCAAGTTGCTCCATCGACTCCCCGACAATATACCGTTTGACGCGGCCGCAACGATTGAACCCATAGCCGTCTGTGTGACCGCGATTCTTGAAAGATGTGGCCTTCGGGCTGGAGAGTCAGTGGTCATTACCGGCCCCGGTCCCATCGGTCTTATCTCTCTGGCAGTTGCAAAGGCTGCCGGAGCGAAAAGCATTTTGATCACCGGTCGTGACTCGGATGAAGGGATAAGGTTTGAAAAGGCGAAAGAGCTTGGGGTGGATCTTACGATCAACGTGGATAAGCAGGACCCTGTCGGTAAAGTGTTGGAAATGACAAAGGGTCTGGGCGCGGACATGATTATCGAGACCTCGGGGGGCTCTCGGGCCATCTTCCAGGCCTTCGAGATGGTCAGGAGGCTGGGAAGGATCTGCGCCATAGGGATTTCGGGCAAGCAGGAAGTCCCAATCCCCTACGACAGGGGAATATTCAAAGCCCTGCGTTACGATTTCTGCTTCTCGAGCAGTTGGACCGCGTGGGAAACGACGATCGGCCTTATCTCAAAGGGATTGCTCCCCGCGGAAAAGCTTATTACTCATAGATTGCCCCTTGAAAAGTGGGAGGAGGCGTTTCATCTTCTGGAAAACCTTCAGGCTGCCAAGGTGATCTTGGAGCCTTAG
- a CDS encoding tripartite tricarboxylate transporter substrate binding protein, translating to MKHRFFVILLAAIVLGGALPLSAADFPTKEVQIIVPWAAGGATDLIFRAVAASTGQYLGKAVVVVNRPGGGGAVGYTEASQAPPDGYTLVSAITPLTILPHQVKTAFTCKSFDPVINVSSDPSMFLARPDAPWKDLKEFVDYAKKNPGMITVGNSGAGGGVHLVAVAFEKAAGVKFNHIPFSGGGPSVTALLGGHINAVSVSPPEGIPQVQAGKLKIVALFADKRLEMFPKVPTVNEDGVNFVMGMWRGLAAPKGTPPDVIKKLHDAFKKGMEDPAFKKSAADMAVNVHYLGPEDFGKLMASENDFYAGLVKEVKK from the coding sequence ATGAAACACCGATTCTTTGTGATTCTGCTAGCAGCAATCGTTCTAGGGGGAGCCCTGCCTCTTTCAGCCGCTGATTTTCCCACCAAGGAGGTCCAGATCATAGTTCCATGGGCTGCCGGAGGCGCCACAGACCTCATCTTCCGGGCAGTGGCTGCATCCACGGGGCAGTATCTTGGCAAGGCAGTGGTCGTGGTAAACCGTCCCGGCGGTGGAGGAGCCGTAGGATATACGGAGGCGAGCCAAGCTCCTCCGGACGGCTACACCCTCGTGTCGGCAATCACCCCGCTCACCATTCTCCCCCATCAGGTGAAGACGGCCTTCACGTGCAAGAGCTTTGATCCGGTAATCAACGTCTCGAGCGATCCGTCAATGTTCCTGGCGAGGCCGGACGCGCCGTGGAAAGACCTGAAGGAATTCGTTGATTATGCCAAGAAAAACCCGGGCATGATTACCGTGGGAAATTCAGGCGCGGGAGGAGGGGTCCATCTCGTTGCGGTGGCCTTTGAAAAGGCAGCCGGTGTGAAGTTCAACCATATCCCATTTTCCGGCGGCGGCCCTTCGGTGACCGCCCTACTGGGGGGCCACATCAATGCCGTCTCCGTGTCCCCGCCCGAGGGCATTCCCCAGGTGCAGGCCGGGAAACTGAAGATTGTGGCCCTCTTTGCGGACAAGAGGCTGGAAATGTTTCCCAAGGTGCCCACAGTGAACGAAGACGGTGTCAACTTCGTCATGGGCATGTGGCGCGGCCTGGCTGCTCCGAAAGGAACACCGCCTGACGTGATCAAGAAGCTTCACGATGCCTTCAAAAAGGGCATGGAGGACCCCGCGTTCAAGAAGAGCGCGGCGGACATGGCTGTGAACGTACATTATCTCGGTCCGGAGGACTTCGGAAAGCTGATGGCATCGGAAAACGATTTTTATGCGGGACTGGTGAAAGAGGTCAAGAAATAG
- the eda gene encoding bifunctional 4-hydroxy-2-oxoglutarate aldolase/2-dehydro-3-deoxy-phosphogluconate aldolase, whose product MDKREILDRMTADGVVPLIRTASASEAFDVAAAIKDGGASFLEITMTVPGAIDVIKELSLKYKDEFIIGAGTVLDPETARACILAGAQFIVSPVLNFDLISLTHRYSVAVVPGAMTPTEILTAWSAGADLVKVFPVGQLQGPDYIKAVKEPLPQVLIMASGGVTLENAGILIRAGAAVVAAGGNLVDKKAVKEKAFHIITERTRAFLRATREARAS is encoded by the coding sequence ATGGACAAGCGAGAGATCCTCGACCGGATGACAGCGGACGGCGTAGTTCCGCTGATCAGAACAGCCTCTGCCTCGGAGGCGTTTGACGTGGCTGCTGCAATCAAGGATGGCGGTGCGAGCTTCCTTGAAATAACGATGACTGTGCCTGGCGCAATCGACGTGATCAAAGAGCTGAGCCTGAAATACAAGGACGAATTCATCATAGGGGCGGGGACCGTCCTGGACCCTGAAACCGCAAGGGCATGCATCCTGGCGGGAGCGCAATTCATCGTGAGCCCCGTGCTCAATTTTGACCTCATTTCTCTCACACACCGGTACAGCGTTGCGGTCGTTCCAGGTGCTATGACTCCCACCGAGATTCTCACAGCGTGGTCCGCAGGAGCCGACCTGGTAAAGGTTTTCCCGGTCGGTCAATTGCAGGGACCGGACTATATCAAGGCTGTGAAGGAACCGCTTCCTCAAGTTCTTATCATGGCTTCCGGCGGAGTCACGTTAGAAAACGCCGGCATCCTCATCCGGGCCGGAGCGGCTGTGGTCGCCGCGGGCGGGAACCTCGTCGACAAAAAAGCGGTCAAAGAGAAGGCTTTTCATATCATCACTGAAAGAACTCGCGCTTTTCTGAGGGCAACCCGGGAGGCAAGGGCATCATGA
- a CDS encoding TRAP transporter substrate-binding protein: MILGAGFAIAADKTIRLASPFKSGHILVDAGEKFKEICEKGSGGKIKVEVQPGAGTEEEINVWCGQGKVEMQATGGQPLEISAPQYFFFNAPYVMKDFEHFMRVWNGPLGSKAREQVEKNGSQKYLGIVYRGLRQTTSKKPLYTPADVHALKLRLPTVKTWIAVWKEIGVDPVPITLPELYSSLKDGKAEASEGDLPQIASFKLNEVQNYLTITNHLVQTGGILINKPFLDKLSKPEQDLVVKAANEATEWANSKIKSGENLLLVDLQRKGMTVVIPDAESFRAKGKPAVEELFKKEWPVTTWVEVLAQ, translated from the coding sequence ATGATCCTTGGAGCAGGGTTTGCTATTGCCGCGGACAAAACGATACGGCTTGCGAGCCCCTTCAAAAGCGGCCACATCCTTGTCGATGCCGGTGAAAAGTTCAAGGAAATCTGCGAAAAGGGAAGCGGGGGCAAAATAAAGGTGGAGGTCCAGCCTGGAGCGGGCACTGAAGAGGAGATCAACGTGTGGTGCGGCCAGGGCAAAGTGGAGATGCAGGCTACGGGCGGTCAACCTCTTGAGATCTCTGCGCCCCAGTACTTCTTCTTTAATGCGCCGTACGTGATGAAAGATTTCGAGCACTTCATGAGGGTATGGAATGGCCCGCTGGGATCGAAGGCACGAGAGCAAGTAGAAAAGAACGGCAGTCAAAAATACCTGGGTATCGTCTACAGAGGACTGCGACAGACTACTTCCAAGAAGCCACTCTACACTCCGGCAGATGTCCATGCGCTCAAGCTCAGGCTTCCCACCGTCAAGACGTGGATAGCCGTCTGGAAGGAGATAGGGGTGGACCCTGTCCCGATCACCTTGCCCGAACTGTACAGCTCGCTGAAGGACGGCAAGGCGGAGGCTTCCGAGGGCGATCTCCCACAGATCGCTTCGTTCAAGTTGAATGAGGTTCAGAATTATCTCACCATCACCAACCACCTGGTCCAGACAGGCGGAATACTAATCAACAAGCCGTTCCTCGACAAGCTGTCGAAACCTGAGCAGGACCTGGTCGTGAAGGCGGCGAACGAAGCCACCGAATGGGCCAATTCAAAGATCAAATCAGGGGAAAATCTGCTTCTCGTTGACCTTCAGAGGAAAGGAATGACGGTAGTCATTCCGGATGCAGAATCGTTCAGAGCCAAAGGAAAACCCGCGGTTGAGGAACTCTTCAAAAAGGAATGGCCCGTGACGACCTGGGTGGAGGTGCTGGCCCAATAA
- a CDS encoding gluconokinase, translated as MADRKTRSWFLGIDLGTGSCKTVIVNEKARVLGFGSSDYAGSTLHEKWQEQDPRSVLNGMVGSVRAAIQRAGEPPANFSGISIGGALHSLMALDGRGDPLTGVMTWATGRAVHQAEAIRSTSGAQDLYRQTGCPIHGMYPLYKVLWLRQEHEEIFRKAARFISAKEYVFQQLTGQFVVDHCLAAGSGFLNIHDLKWNDPCLELAGITASQLSPLGDPGEVFRVSNRELASRMGLPVDTPVVLGSSDAVNSSLGAGGVLPWQATCMIGTSGALRIFSPQPVLDEGSRSWCYAIDPKHWLVGGAINNGGIALSWLLDLLRGAVPNLPREMQISFEDLTSLASQAGIGAGGIICLPFFAGERSPNWNLHARAAFFGLALHHNVEHVARAVIEGISFRFRSVYDVLVEIAGDLRQIRASGGFTRSPFWLQTMADVLNRELVVPAWGETSSLGAALWAMRGTETLSRLDDIENLIPIGAIRRPDPGNAETYERLYGLYRDLYTAVNPLFARIMPFQEEKS; from the coding sequence ATGGCAGATCGTAAGACCCGTTCCTGGTTCCTAGGCATCGACCTCGGCACAGGGAGCTGCAAGACCGTCATAGTCAACGAAAAGGCCCGGGTGCTTGGTTTTGGGTCAAGCGATTATGCCGGTTCCACCTTGCATGAGAAGTGGCAGGAACAAGATCCTCGCAGTGTGCTGAACGGCATGGTCGGCTCTGTGAGAGCCGCAATCCAACGAGCCGGTGAACCGCCGGCCAACTTCTCCGGGATAAGCATCGGCGGCGCGCTTCACAGCCTCATGGCTTTGGACGGCCGCGGCGACCCCCTAACCGGCGTCATGACATGGGCAACAGGCAGGGCCGTTCATCAGGCCGAGGCGATTCGTAGCACTTCCGGGGCCCAAGACCTGTATCGGCAGACAGGGTGCCCGATCCACGGCATGTATCCTTTGTACAAGGTGCTGTGGCTTCGCCAGGAACACGAGGAGATTTTCAGGAAGGCCGCCCGATTTATCTCTGCAAAAGAATACGTGTTTCAGCAATTGACGGGGCAGTTCGTTGTCGACCATTGCCTGGCAGCGGGCTCGGGATTCCTGAACATCCATGACTTGAAGTGGAACGATCCTTGCCTGGAACTGGCAGGAATTACCGCGTCCCAACTATCACCCCTTGGGGACCCCGGTGAGGTTTTCCGTGTTTCCAACCGGGAACTGGCAAGCCGGATGGGCCTGCCCGTAGACACACCTGTGGTACTGGGATCATCTGATGCGGTTAATTCCAGCCTTGGCGCCGGTGGGGTATTGCCGTGGCAGGCTACGTGCATGATCGGGACGAGCGGGGCCCTCAGGATCTTTTCTCCCCAACCTGTGTTGGACGAAGGCTCTCGAAGCTGGTGTTACGCAATTGACCCTAAGCACTGGCTGGTAGGAGGAGCGATCAACAACGGCGGCATCGCTCTTTCATGGCTGCTGGATCTCCTGCGGGGCGCTGTCCCAAATCTGCCGCGAGAGATGCAAATATCGTTTGAAGACCTTACCTCCCTCGCGAGTCAGGCTGGGATAGGAGCCGGCGGAATAATCTGCCTCCCCTTTTTTGCCGGTGAACGCAGCCCGAACTGGAACTTGCACGCGAGGGCCGCTTTTTTCGGCCTTGCCTTGCATCACAACGTCGAACATGTGGCACGCGCGGTAATCGAAGGCATATCTTTTCGATTCAGGAGCGTATACGACGTGCTTGTGGAGATCGCAGGGGATCTGCGACAGATACGGGCCTCGGGCGGGTTTACCCGTTCACCCTTCTGGCTCCAAACCATGGCCGACGTGCTCAACAGAGAATTGGTCGTACCCGCGTGGGGAGAGACTTCGAGCCTGGGCGCGGCACTTTGGGCAATGAGGGGCACGGAAACCCTCTCTCGCCTTGACGACATTGAGAACCTGATTCCTATTGGAGCAATACGCAGGCCGGACCCGGGCAACGCTGAAACCTATGAGAGGCTCTACGGCCTTTACCGAGATCTGTACACCGCTGTAAACCCACTCTTTGCTCGCATCATGCCTTTCCAAGAAGAGAAGAGCTGA
- a CDS encoding Gfo/Idh/MocA family oxidoreductase, protein MDKVRIGLVGKGFAARLHLDSIAGLRGLKADVVAYASRNPDRDFAAAYGIPDHYDDYKRLLERDDIDVVDLCIPTDLHEEFCTEAARAGKHIICEKPLTGYFGKDQSEEQIGFTVSKSLMLRETMEGCRRVAEEVERNRVKFMYAENWVYAPPFVKLKNLMRASQGTILDMRSELSHSGSQAPYSRQWKTSGGGSLMRLGAHPVGAVLHLKHYEGLLKSGRPIRAKSVTAEVGFHSKIEAFQQETKKYVVSNWEDVEDWGVMVIAFEDGSNATVFSSDGVLGGVRNTINVYLSNSVVHVNINPNNAIEIYAPDAQVFEDEFIAERLETKAGWNFPNPDDNWMRGYAQEMDDFIDDVRLDRVPASGLDLATDTVEVIYAAYVSAEEGRRIEIGT, encoded by the coding sequence ATGGATAAAGTAAGAATCGGACTGGTCGGAAAAGGGTTTGCCGCGCGCCTTCATCTGGACAGCATAGCCGGATTGCGGGGGCTCAAGGCCGACGTGGTTGCCTATGCCTCAAGGAATCCGGATCGTGACTTTGCGGCGGCTTATGGGATCCCGGACCATTACGACGATTATAAGCGACTCCTGGAGCGTGACGACATCGATGTCGTGGACCTCTGTATCCCGACGGACCTGCACGAGGAGTTCTGCACCGAGGCAGCGCGGGCGGGAAAGCACATCATATGCGAGAAACCCCTCACAGGATATTTCGGAAAAGACCAATCGGAAGAACAGATTGGTTTCACCGTGAGCAAGTCCTTGATGTTGCGTGAGACGATGGAAGGATGCCGTCGGGTAGCGGAAGAAGTGGAACGCAACAGGGTGAAATTCATGTACGCTGAAAACTGGGTCTACGCTCCTCCCTTCGTCAAGCTCAAGAACCTTATGCGGGCAAGCCAAGGGACAATCCTCGACATGCGGTCCGAACTCAGCCACTCGGGATCGCAAGCGCCATATTCGAGACAATGGAAAACCTCGGGTGGCGGCTCTCTCATGCGGCTCGGCGCACATCCTGTCGGCGCGGTATTGCACCTGAAGCATTACGAAGGCTTGCTGAAGAGCGGCAGGCCGATCCGTGCCAAATCGGTTACCGCAGAGGTGGGATTTCATTCCAAGATTGAGGCGTTTCAGCAGGAGACGAAGAAATATGTTGTCTCGAACTGGGAAGACGTGGAGGACTGGGGCGTCATGGTAATAGCGTTCGAAGACGGATCAAATGCCACCGTGTTCTCGTCTGACGGCGTCTTAGGGGGCGTTAGAAACACCATAAACGTGTATCTCTCCAACTCGGTGGTCCATGTGAACATCAATCCGAATAATGCGATAGAAATTTATGCGCCAGATGCTCAGGTCTTCGAGGATGAGTTCATCGCCGAGCGGCTCGAGACAAAAGCCGGCTGGAACTTCCCCAACCCCGACGACAACTGGATGCGGGGCTACGCCCAGGAGATGGACGATTTCATTGATGACGTCCGACTCGATAGAGTACCGGCTTCGGGCCTGGATCTGGCAACGGACACGGTAGAAGTGATTTACGCTGCATACGTATCGGCGGAAGAAGGAAGGCGCATAGAAATCGGGACCTAG